Proteins found in one Asterias rubens chromosome 12, eAstRub1.3, whole genome shotgun sequence genomic segment:
- the LOC117297453 gene encoding protein FAM32A-like translates to MASPYQCAGGTLKLKGIGDLGSKKKKKKKKISKQIIDQISTTADDDNSGEIKEQERDRRTPAEKAFAKIQESRQTQRILEKAQKKHKDRVNEFNSKLDTLTEHFDIPKVSWTK, encoded by the exons ATGGCGTCTCCGTACCAATGCGCTGGTGGAACTCTGAAACTTAAGGGAATTGGCGACCTTGGGAGCAAAAA aaagaagaagaagaagaagatttcCAAACAGATTATCGATCAGATCTCAACGACGGCAGATGATGACAACAGCGGAGAAATCAAAGAGCAGGAAAGAGACCGACGAACACCGGCTGAAAAAGCCTTTGCCAAGATTCAGGAGAGTCGG CAAACACAACGGATATTGGAAAAAGCccaaaagaaacacaaagacAGAGTTAAT GAATTCAACAGTAAGTTAGACACCTTAACTGAGCACTTTGACATCCCCAAAGTCAGTTGGACCAAGTGA